Proteins from a single region of Bradyrhizobium diazoefficiens:
- a CDS encoding (2Fe-2S)-binding protein has protein sequence MSTVKLTVNGKAVAVDVEDRTLLVHLLRDHLNLTGTHVGCDTSQCGACVVHMDGKAVKSCTMLAGQANGADVTTIEGIAKGDELHPMQAAFRDNHGLQCGYCTPGMIMSAIDIVHRHSGQLDETTVRQELEGNICRCTGYHNIVKAVLDAAGRMKVSQAAE, from the coding sequence GTGTCTACAGTCAAACTGACGGTGAACGGCAAGGCCGTTGCTGTCGACGTCGAGGACCGCACATTGCTGGTCCATCTTTTGCGCGACCACCTCAACCTCACCGGGACCCATGTCGGCTGCGACACCAGCCAGTGCGGTGCCTGCGTCGTGCATATGGACGGCAAGGCGGTGAAGTCCTGCACCATGCTCGCAGGTCAGGCCAACGGCGCCGACGTCACCACCATCGAAGGCATCGCCAAAGGCGACGAGTTGCACCCGATGCAGGCCGCCTTCCGCGACAATCATGGCCTGCAGTGCGGATATTGTACGCCGGGCATGATCATGTCCGCGATCGACATCGTGCATCGTCACAGCGGCCAGCTTGACGAGACTACCGTCCGCCAAGAGCTCGAAGGCAATATCTGCCGTTGCACCGGCTATCACAACATCGTCAAGGCCGTGCTGGATGCAGCCGGACGCATGAAGGTCTCGCAGGCGGCCGAGTAA
- the otsB gene encoding trehalose-phosphatase, translating to MKSELAELDQKRIMLDDEAPDAVPVPHALVPHLNETAILLDIDGTLLDLMPTPREVWVPPGLSETLNRLTERTSGALAMVSGRSLNDIDLIFAPDVFRAVAGHGAEMRLSIGNEADDVHAPPMDKELKRRLAAIAKLSPGILLEDKGYSLALHYRLAPHAEKAIYEAVSLIRADLPNAPIEVLPGKFVCEIKHSGFTKATGVRELMKHEPFRGRRPIFIGDDVTDETVFAIMPDMNGLSFSVGRRVMGVNGHFDAPNDVRAFLARLLDDTRLE from the coding sequence ATGAAATCGGAACTCGCTGAACTGGATCAGAAGCGCATCATGCTGGATGATGAAGCGCCCGACGCTGTGCCGGTGCCCCACGCGCTCGTCCCGCATCTCAACGAGACTGCGATCCTGCTCGACATCGACGGCACGCTGCTCGACCTGATGCCGACGCCGCGCGAGGTCTGGGTGCCGCCGGGTTTGTCGGAGACGCTCAACCGGTTGACGGAGCGGACGTCGGGCGCGCTGGCCATGGTTAGCGGCCGCTCGCTCAATGACATCGACCTGATCTTTGCACCCGACGTGTTTCGCGCCGTCGCCGGTCATGGTGCGGAGATGCGACTGTCGATAGGGAATGAGGCCGACGACGTGCACGCGCCGCCGATGGACAAGGAGTTGAAGCGGCGGCTGGCCGCGATCGCAAAGCTCAGCCCCGGCATTCTGCTCGAGGACAAGGGCTATTCGCTGGCGCTGCATTATCGCCTCGCACCGCATGCGGAGAAGGCGATCTATGAGGCCGTCTCGCTGATCCGGGCTGATCTGCCCAATGCGCCGATCGAGGTCTTGCCCGGCAAGTTCGTCTGCGAGATCAAGCATTCCGGCTTCACCAAGGCGACCGGCGTACGCGAGCTGATGAAGCACGAGCCCTTTAGGGGGCGCCGCCCGATCTTCATCGGTGACGACGTCACCGATGAAACCGTGTTCGCGATCATGCCCGATATGAACGGCCTGTCTTTCTCGGTCGGCCGCCGCGTCATGGGTGTCAACGGTCACTTCGATGCGCCGAATGATGTCCGCGCGTTCCTCGCTCGCCTGCTTGATGACACAAGATTGGAATAA
- a CDS encoding xanthine dehydrogenase family protein molybdopterin-binding subunit: protein MGVEGIGARVVRKEDKRFITGKGRYVDDIKLLGMTHAHFIRSPHAHAKVKGIDSSAALKMPGVVAVLTGRELVDDKVGNLICGWAITSKDGSPMKMGAWPAMAPETVRFVGQAVAVVIADSKNLARDAAEAVVVDYEELPAVADIHAAIKAGAPQLHPEAPGNQVYDWVLGDEGATDAALAKAANVVKLDVTNNRLAPNAMEPRAAIADYDAAEEHFTLYTTSQNPHVARLVLSAFYNIAPEHKLRVIAPDVGGGFGSKIFIYPEEMVALWASKKVGRPVKWTGDRTEAFLTDAHGRDHVTHAEMAFDANNKITGLKVKTYANFGAYMSLFSSSVPTYLYATLLSGQYNIPAIHAEVIGVYTNTTPVDAYRGAGRPEASYLIERLMETAARQLKVDPAQLRRTNFITEFPHQTPVIMAYDTGDFNASLDAAMKAIDYAGFAGRKAQAKSQGKLRGIGVSCYIEACGIAPSKAVGSLGAGVGLWESAEVRVNPVGTIEILTGSHSHGQGHETTFCQLVAERLGVPISQVSIVHGDTDKVQFGMGTYGSRSAAVGLTAILKAMEKMESKAKKIAAHALEASEGDIVIENGEFKVTGTDKAIAFPMVALAAYTAHNLPDGMEPGLKESAFYDPSNFTFPAGAYVCELEVDPGTGKTSFVNFVAADDFGRLINPMIVEGQVHGGLAQGIGQALLEHAIYDANGQPVTASFMDYSMPRADDLPSFNLSHTTTLCPGNPLGIKGCGEAGAIGASAAVINAITDAIGKNNLEMPATPDRVWRTIHAA from the coding sequence ATGGGTGTTGAAGGCATTGGCGCGCGCGTCGTGCGCAAGGAAGACAAGCGTTTCATTACCGGCAAGGGCCGCTACGTCGACGACATCAAATTGCTGGGCATGACCCATGCCCATTTCATCCGCAGCCCGCACGCGCACGCCAAGGTGAAGGGGATCGACTCCTCCGCCGCGCTGAAGATGCCGGGCGTGGTCGCGGTGCTCACCGGACGAGAGCTCGTCGACGACAAGGTCGGCAACCTTATCTGCGGCTGGGCCATCACCTCCAAGGACGGTAGCCCGATGAAGATGGGCGCATGGCCGGCGATGGCGCCGGAGACGGTGCGCTTCGTCGGCCAAGCCGTCGCGGTCGTGATCGCTGACAGCAAGAATCTTGCGCGCGACGCGGCCGAGGCCGTTGTCGTGGACTATGAAGAGCTGCCAGCCGTCGCCGACATTCACGCCGCGATCAAGGCCGGCGCGCCGCAGCTTCACCCTGAGGCCCCCGGCAACCAGGTCTATGACTGGGTGCTCGGCGACGAGGGCGCCACGGACGCCGCCCTTGCGAAGGCCGCCAATGTGGTGAAGCTCGACGTCACCAACAATCGCCTCGCCCCCAACGCGATGGAGCCGCGCGCGGCGATCGCCGACTATGACGCGGCGGAAGAGCATTTCACCCTTTATACGACCTCGCAGAATCCACACGTCGCCCGGCTCGTGTTGTCGGCATTCTACAACATCGCGCCCGAGCACAAGCTGCGCGTGATCGCCCCCGACGTCGGCGGCGGCTTCGGCTCCAAGATCTTCATCTATCCCGAAGAGATGGTGGCGCTGTGGGCCTCGAAGAAGGTCGGCCGTCCCGTAAAATGGACCGGCGACCGCACCGAGGCCTTCCTCACCGACGCGCATGGCCGCGACCACGTCACCCATGCCGAGATGGCGTTCGACGCCAACAACAAGATCACCGGCCTGAAGGTGAAAACCTACGCGAATTTCGGCGCCTATATGTCGCTGTTCTCGTCATCGGTGCCGACCTATCTCTACGCGACGCTGCTGTCTGGCCAGTACAACATCCCGGCGATCCATGCCGAGGTGATCGGCGTCTACACCAACACCACGCCGGTCGACGCCTATCGCGGCGCAGGCCGCCCCGAGGCGAGCTATCTGATCGAACGGCTGATGGAGACGGCGGCGCGACAGCTGAAGGTCGATCCGGCCCAGTTACGCCGGACCAACTTCATCACAGAGTTCCCGCATCAGACGCCCGTGATCATGGCCTATGACACCGGCGACTTTAACGCCTCGCTCGACGCCGCGATGAAGGCGATCGACTATGCCGGCTTCGCCGGCCGCAAGGCGCAAGCGAAGTCACAAGGCAAGCTGCGCGGCATCGGCGTGTCCTGCTACATCGAAGCCTGCGGCATCGCGCCGTCGAAGGCGGTCGGTAGCCTGGGTGCCGGCGTCGGCCTTTGGGAATCCGCCGAAGTGCGCGTCAATCCGGTCGGCACGATCGAGATCCTCACGGGCTCGCACAGCCACGGCCAGGGCCATGAGACCACGTTCTGCCAGCTCGTCGCCGAGCGCCTGGGCGTTCCGATCAGCCAGGTCTCGATCGTCCATGGCGACACCGACAAGGTGCAGTTCGGCATGGGCACCTACGGCTCGCGCTCGGCGGCCGTCGGTCTCACAGCGATCCTGAAGGCCATGGAGAAGATGGAGTCCAAGGCCAAGAAGATTGCAGCGCATGCGCTGGAAGCGTCCGAGGGCGACATCGTCATCGAAAACGGTGAGTTCAAGGTGACCGGCACGGACAAGGCAATTGCTTTCCCGATGGTCGCGCTCGCGGCCTACACCGCACACAATCTACCCGACGGGATGGAGCCGGGTCTGAAGGAAAGCGCCTTCTACGATCCCTCTAACTTCACGTTCCCGGCCGGCGCCTATGTCTGCGAGCTCGAGGTCGATCCCGGCACCGGCAAGACCTCCTTCGTCAACTTCGTCGCCGCTGACGATTTCGGCCGGCTGATCAATCCGATGATCGTCGAAGGCCAGGTCCATGGCGGCCTGGCCCAGGGTATCGGACAAGCACTGCTCGAGCACGCGATCTACGATGCCAACGGCCAGCCGGTCACGGCCTCGTTCATGGATTACTCCATGCCGCGCGCCGACGATCTGCCCTCGTTCAATCTCTCCCACACCACGACGCTCTGCCCGGGCAATCCCTTGGGCATCAAGGGTTGCGGCGAGGCCGGCGCGATCGGCGCCTCTGCGGCCGTAATCAACGCGATCACGGATGCGATCGGCAAGAACAATCTGGAAATGCCCGCAACCCCGGACCGGGTGTGGCGCACGATCCACGCGGCTTAA
- a CDS encoding MFS transporter, which produces MELQQSPVLNYGPAMSAAATERIVETSIPARLDALPWSGFHTRVVLALGITWILDGLEVTLAGALSGALKQSPTLHFSNLDLGVANSAYLTGAVLGALGFGWLTDRIGRKKLFFITLALYLSATAATALSWNVASYALFRFLTGAGIGGEYTAINSTIQELVPARYRGWTDLVINGSFWIGAAMGAVAAIMLLDPAAIGPDLGWRLAYLIGATIGLVVLLMRMWIPESPRWLMIHGRPDQAHEIVDDIERSVIGRDQDASDRRFPKMRLRMRDHTPIREVVHTLFVTYRQRALVGLALMAAQAFFYNAIFFTFALVLTDFYGISADRVGWYLLPFAAGNFLGPLLLGRLFDTFGRRAMIMFTYGVSGLLLAVSGYLFSIGALNAQGQTIAWMVIFFFASPAASAAYLTVSENFPLEVRALAIAVFYAVGTGIGGVIGPALFGALIDTGSRNSVFAGYLLGAFLMIAAAIVAWRYAISAERKSLEQIARPLAFME; this is translated from the coding sequence ATGGAATTGCAGCAGAGCCCAGTGCTGAATTATGGACCTGCGATGTCGGCGGCTGCGACTGAGCGCATCGTCGAGACCAGCATTCCCGCGCGGCTCGACGCGCTGCCCTGGAGCGGCTTTCACACCCGCGTCGTGCTGGCGCTTGGCATTACCTGGATCCTTGACGGCCTCGAAGTCACGCTGGCAGGCGCGCTCTCGGGCGCTCTGAAGCAGAGCCCGACGCTGCACTTTTCCAATCTCGATCTCGGCGTCGCGAATTCTGCCTATCTTACGGGCGCCGTGCTCGGCGCGCTCGGCTTTGGCTGGCTCACCGACCGAATTGGCCGAAAAAAGCTGTTCTTCATCACGCTGGCTCTCTATCTGTCGGCCACCGCGGCGACGGCTTTGTCATGGAACGTCGCGAGCTACGCGCTGTTCCGCTTCCTCACCGGCGCCGGCATCGGCGGCGAATACACCGCAATCAACTCGACCATCCAGGAGCTGGTGCCGGCGCGCTATCGCGGCTGGACCGATCTCGTCATCAACGGCAGCTTTTGGATCGGCGCCGCGATGGGTGCGGTCGCGGCCATCATGCTGCTCGATCCTGCCGCAATCGGTCCCGATCTCGGCTGGCGCCTCGCTTATCTCATCGGTGCGACCATCGGCCTTGTCGTGCTCCTGATGCGGATGTGGATCCCGGAAAGCCCACGCTGGCTGATGATCCACGGCCGTCCGGACCAGGCGCACGAGATCGTCGACGACATCGAGCGTTCGGTGATCGGACGCGATCAGGACGCGAGCGACCGGCGCTTCCCCAAGATGCGGCTGAGAATGCGTGACCACACCCCAATCCGTGAAGTCGTGCACACGCTGTTTGTCACCTATCGCCAGCGCGCGCTGGTCGGCCTCGCGCTGATGGCCGCGCAAGCGTTTTTCTACAACGCGATCTTCTTCACCTTCGCGCTGGTGCTGACCGACTTCTACGGCATCAGCGCCGATCGCGTCGGCTGGTACCTGCTGCCGTTCGCGGCTGGCAACTTCCTCGGTCCGCTGCTGCTCGGCCGTCTGTTCGACACGTTCGGCCGCCGCGCCATGATCATGTTCACCTATGGTGTTTCGGGCCTGCTGCTGGCGGTGTCGGGTTATCTATTCTCGATCGGCGCGTTGAATGCGCAGGGGCAGACCATCGCCTGGATGGTGATCTTCTTCTTTGCCTCACCCGCCGCCAGCGCAGCCTATCTCACGGTGAGCGAGAACTTCCCGCTCGAAGTTCGCGCGCTGGCGATCGCGGTGTTCTATGCGGTCGGTACCGGGATCGGCGGCGTCATCGGTCCCGCGCTGTTCGGCGCGTTGATCGACACGGGATCACGCAACAGCGTGTTCGCCGGCTATTTGCTGGGAGCATTCCTGATGATCGCGGCTGCGATCGTAGCGTGGCGCTACGCCATTTCCGCGGAACGCAAATCGCTGGAACAAATCGCGCGGCCGCTCGCCTTTATGGAGTAG
- a CDS encoding HAMP domain-containing methyl-accepting chemotaxis protein, with protein sequence MSGRTKSPSKRSIFPTLRFRAKIILGFAAVLVISAGSMAFAYFGFERVSSGVGSYRSSVSEADLARNIDRELLGYRSAVKYFVVTGKEDDAKAALDAEAKLKNAIDQAVKSAKAPARQDSLDKLAKEFSNFSATFAKVLQAKRDSTLLVQNQLSRNANLLKYKLDDIGNNASDSEAQAIEFGTKQVNAQFQTASAAATHFVLTSDQAIATSALARLKFVENSLGAVYSMDDKIVVGLKEAKTILAAYREALEKLIANAKLVDELVTEMSGSAGAILQGATAMKADLVSEQQRLDAESEATIGKTEQLVLMLAIGGTLLGVVLAFLLGTGISRPMIAMCKAMRELASGNFDVVLPGLGRKDEIGEMAGAVEEFKLQAIAKAERDAAASEAQNKEQAASRRSELIRFADDFENAVGAIVSNVSASAVQLESSASTLTRTAETTQTLSSQVAGVSEQASSNMQSVATATEELSASVEEIGRQVRDSSRIAEAAVVQAKETDGRIGKLSHAAQQIGEVVKLITAIAEQTNLLALNATIEAARAGDAGRGFAVVASEVKSLASQTAKATDEISSHIAGMQGATAESVAAIKEIGATISKISSISTSIASAVEEQGVATQEIARSVQNVAQGTQAAATDIGQVNRGAAETGSASEEVLNSAKTLSSESTRLRAELDRFMANIRAA encoded by the coding sequence ATGTCAGGGCGTACCAAGTCGCCGTCTAAGCGCAGCATATTTCCGACCCTCCGGTTCCGCGCCAAGATCATCCTCGGCTTCGCCGCCGTGCTGGTGATCTCCGCCGGCAGCATGGCGTTCGCCTATTTCGGCTTCGAGCGGGTCTCGTCCGGCGTCGGGTCCTATCGCAGCAGCGTCTCCGAGGCCGATCTCGCCCGCAACATCGACCGCGAGTTGCTCGGCTACCGCTCGGCCGTCAAATACTTCGTCGTCACCGGCAAGGAAGATGACGCCAAGGCGGCGCTCGATGCCGAGGCTAAGCTGAAGAACGCCATCGACCAGGCCGTCAAGAGCGCCAAGGCACCGGCGCGGCAGGACAGCCTCGACAAGCTCGCCAAGGAGTTTTCGAATTTCTCCGCGACCTTCGCCAAGGTCCTCCAGGCCAAACGTGACAGCACGCTGCTGGTGCAGAATCAGCTCTCGCGGAACGCCAATCTCCTGAAATACAAGCTCGACGATATCGGCAACAATGCCTCCGACTCCGAGGCGCAGGCGATCGAGTTCGGCACCAAGCAGGTCAATGCCCAGTTCCAGACCGCAAGCGCGGCTGCGACCCATTTCGTGCTGACGTCCGACCAGGCGATCGCGACCAGTGCGTTGGCGCGGTTGAAATTCGTCGAGAACTCGCTTGGCGCGGTCTATTCCATGGACGACAAGATCGTCGTCGGCCTGAAGGAGGCCAAGACGATCCTCGCCGCCTATCGTGAAGCGCTGGAGAAGCTGATCGCCAACGCCAAGCTGGTCGATGAGCTCGTCACCGAGATGAGCGGCTCCGCGGGCGCGATCCTCCAGGGCGCCACCGCCATGAAGGCCGACCTGGTCTCCGAGCAGCAGCGGCTCGATGCGGAGTCCGAGGCCACCATCGGGAAGACCGAACAACTGGTGCTGATGCTGGCTATCGGCGGCACGCTGCTCGGTGTGGTTCTCGCCTTCCTGCTCGGCACCGGCATTTCGCGGCCGATGATCGCGATGTGCAAGGCGATGCGCGAGCTCGCCTCGGGCAATTTCGACGTCGTGCTGCCGGGTCTTGGCCGCAAGGACGAGATCGGCGAGATGGCCGGCGCGGTCGAGGAGTTCAAGCTGCAGGCGATCGCCAAGGCCGAGCGCGATGCCGCCGCCAGCGAAGCCCAGAACAAGGAGCAGGCGGCCAGCCGCCGCTCCGAGCTGATCCGCTTTGCCGATGATTTCGAGAACGCTGTCGGGGCCATCGTGTCGAACGTCTCGGCCTCCGCCGTGCAGCTCGAATCGTCGGCGTCCACGCTGACCCGCACCGCCGAGACCACGCAGACGCTGTCGAGCCAGGTCGCGGGCGTGTCCGAGCAGGCCTCCAGCAACATGCAGTCGGTCGCAACCGCGACGGAGGAGCTGTCGGCCTCGGTCGAGGAGATCGGCCGTCAGGTCCGCGATTCCAGCCGTATTGCCGAAGCTGCGGTGGTGCAGGCCAAAGAGACCGACGGTCGCATCGGCAAGCTCTCGCATGCCGCCCAGCAGATCGGCGAGGTGGTCAAGCTGATCACGGCGATCGCCGAGCAAACCAATCTGCTTGCGCTGAACGCCACCATCGAGGCGGCCCGCGCCGGAGACGCCGGCCGCGGTTTTGCCGTGGTTGCGAGCGAAGTGAAGTCGCTCGCAAGCCAGACCGCCAAGGCCACCGACGAGATCTCCTCGCACATCGCGGGCATGCAGGGCGCGACCGCCGAATCAGTCGCCGCGATCAAGGAGATCGGCGCGACCATCAGCAAGATCTCGTCGATCTCAACCTCCATCGCCAGCGCGGTGGAAGAGCAAGGCGTCGCGACGCAGGAGATCGCTCGCAGCGTGCAGAACGTCGCCCAGGGCACCCAGGCGGCCGCGACCGACATCGGCCAAGTCAACCGCGGCGCCGCCGAAACCGGCTCGGCCTCGGAAGAGGTGCTGAACTCGGCCAAGACGCTGTCATCCGAAAGCACGCGCCTTCGCGCCGAGCTCGACCGCTTCATGGCGAATATCAGGGCGGCGTAG
- a CDS encoding trehalose-6-phosphate synthase encodes MNLVVVSNRVARGKPNEPMTGGLAAALLPVVEYSGAIWVGSSGRVRDGHQKEPFAEIEALGSGAIATLDLPAAHYGGYYEGFANSALWPALHSRSDLIRVSREDYVSYREVNAFMARALMRFRKEKTAFWVQDYHFLALGAELRDLGVDDPIGFFLHTPWPAAAVIQGVPNHRELITAMLAYDLLGFQTEDDRQNFLAYVSGELDLTVEDGVAISQHGRTRCEVFPIGIDAEKFAAYAAKSASHPDVSRLRRSLNGERLAIGVDRLDYSKGLVNRISAFDRLWTEQPQFARSISLLQVANPSRGGIEAYGNLQNEVARLVTDVNGRHGEVDWTPIRYLNKGFSQTVLAGLYRTAQIGVVTPLHDGMNLVAKEYVAAQNPADPGVLVLSKFAGAANELDTALLVNPHDIDGMARAIAVAAAMPLTERKMRWEAMMKTLRGHTIQQWSSDFVAELEKCRTEKVAAVPLAGQPPQALRWLKSAISGVRLI; translated from the coding sequence GTGAACCTAGTCGTCGTTTCAAATCGAGTTGCGCGCGGTAAGCCCAACGAACCCATGACGGGTGGACTCGCTGCGGCATTGCTTCCCGTCGTAGAATATTCAGGTGCCATCTGGGTGGGTTCCTCCGGCCGTGTGCGGGATGGCCATCAGAAGGAGCCTTTCGCGGAGATCGAAGCGCTGGGATCTGGCGCGATCGCGACACTGGATCTACCGGCGGCGCACTACGGCGGCTACTACGAAGGCTTTGCCAATTCGGCACTGTGGCCGGCGCTTCATTCGCGCAGCGATTTGATCCGTGTCTCGCGCGAGGACTATGTCAGCTATCGCGAAGTCAATGCATTCATGGCGCGGGCGCTGATGCGCTTCCGAAAGGAAAAGACCGCGTTCTGGGTGCAGGACTATCATTTCCTCGCGCTCGGCGCAGAGCTGCGAGATCTCGGCGTCGATGATCCGATCGGCTTCTTCCTGCACACGCCGTGGCCGGCTGCTGCGGTGATCCAGGGGGTGCCGAACCATCGCGAACTGATCACGGCGATGCTGGCTTACGATCTGCTCGGCTTCCAGACCGAGGACGATCGGCAGAATTTCCTGGCCTATGTCAGTGGCGAGCTCGACCTCACCGTCGAGGACGGCGTTGCTATCTCACAGCACGGCCGCACGCGCTGCGAAGTGTTTCCGATCGGCATCGATGCAGAGAAGTTCGCAGCTTACGCCGCGAAGTCGGCCTCGCATCCTGATGTCTCGCGTTTGCGCCGCAGCCTGAACGGCGAGCGGCTCGCGATCGGCGTCGACCGGCTCGACTATTCCAAAGGTCTCGTCAACCGCATCAGCGCGTTCGACCGGCTCTGGACCGAGCAACCGCAGTTTGCCCGCAGCATCTCGCTGCTGCAGGTCGCCAATCCCTCGCGCGGCGGCATCGAGGCCTATGGCAATCTCCAGAACGAGGTCGCGCGCCTCGTCACGGACGTCAACGGCCGCCATGGTGAGGTCGACTGGACGCCGATCCGGTATCTCAACAAGGGTTTTAGCCAGACCGTGCTTGCGGGCCTCTATCGCACCGCGCAGATCGGTGTGGTGACGCCGCTGCATGACGGCATGAACCTTGTCGCCAAGGAATATGTCGCCGCGCAAAACCCGGCCGATCCCGGCGTGCTGGTGCTGTCGAAATTCGCCGGTGCCGCCAACGAGCTCGACACTGCGCTGCTGGTCAATCCGCACGACATCGACGGCATGGCCCGCGCGATCGCGGTTGCCGCGGCGATGCCGCTCACCGAGCGCAAGATGCGCTGGGAAGCGATGATGAAGACACTGCGCGGCCACACCATCCAGCAATGGTCGTCGGATTTCGTGGCCGAGCTGGAGAAATGCCGCACCGAGAAAGTCGCGGCCGTCCCGCTCGCAGGGCAGCCGCCACAGGCGTTGCGCTGGCTGAAGTCCGCGATCTCAGGTGTGCGGCTGATCTAG
- a CDS encoding xanthine dehydrogenase family protein subunit M has product MYQTTYHRASSVDEAASLFAKGSEAKFLAGGQTLLPVMKQRLASPSDVIDLGKIKELQGVELSGDVLTIKAATTYYDIMQNADVKKAIPAIAYLTSVLGDPAVRYRGTIGGSIANNDPAADFPAALLALGATVKTNKRSISADDFFKGLFTTALEDSEIITAVSFPVPAKAGYEKMRHPASRFALTGVFVAQTKSGEIRVAATGASQSGVMRVPAIEAALKANWSPSAIDSVSIPASGLLADIHGTAEYRANLIKVMAQRAVASAG; this is encoded by the coding sequence ATGTATCAGACCACTTATCATCGCGCCTCTTCAGTGGATGAGGCTGCCTCTCTCTTCGCGAAGGGCAGCGAAGCAAAGTTCCTCGCCGGCGGCCAGACGCTGCTGCCGGTGATGAAGCAACGGCTCGCGAGCCCCTCTGATGTCATCGATCTCGGCAAGATCAAGGAGCTGCAGGGTGTCGAGCTCTCGGGCGACGTGCTGACCATCAAGGCCGCCACGACCTATTACGACATCATGCAGAATGCCGATGTGAAGAAGGCAATCCCCGCGATCGCCTATCTCACCTCGGTGCTCGGTGATCCCGCGGTGCGCTATCGCGGCACGATCGGCGGCTCGATCGCTAACAACGATCCGGCCGCGGACTTCCCGGCCGCATTGCTCGCGCTCGGTGCCACCGTGAAGACCAATAAGCGATCGATCTCGGCGGACGACTTCTTCAAGGGCCTGTTCACGACGGCCCTCGAAGACAGCGAGATCATCACCGCCGTGTCGTTCCCGGTTCCGGCGAAAGCCGGCTACGAGAAAATGCGGCACCCTGCCTCGCGATTTGCGCTAACCGGCGTCTTCGTCGCGCAGACGAAGTCAGGCGAGATCCGCGTCGCCGCGACCGGCGCGTCGCAGAGCGGCGTGATGCGGGTGCCCGCGATCGAAGCCGCGCTGAAGGCGAACTGGTCGCCATCGGCGATCGACAGCGTCAGCATTCCCGCGAGCGGATTGCTGGCTGACATCCACGGCACGGCCGAATACCGCGCCAACCTGATCAAGGTCATGGCGCAACGCGCGGTGGCTTCCGCCGGCTGA
- a CDS encoding DUF3175 domain-containing protein: MAHVRKTTHSRKTAGSKKTSARRSAARKSTRRAAPKRWSQRVTKESNALDLKRGLFTLSDPKKIAASLKRSAEHSARRKTGAYRSALSMLTFYINRAGKTLPKTQRARLEKAKVELKQAFGRE, from the coding sequence ATGGCTCATGTCAGAAAGACGACACATTCGCGCAAAACGGCAGGAAGCAAGAAGACCAGTGCGCGACGCAGCGCCGCGCGCAAGAGCACAAGGCGCGCCGCGCCAAAACGCTGGTCGCAGCGCGTGACAAAAGAAAGCAACGCACTCGACCTCAAGCGGGGTTTGTTCACGCTCTCGGACCCGAAGAAGATCGCAGCTTCGCTGAAACGTTCCGCCGAGCACAGCGCACGCCGCAAGACCGGCGCCTATCGCTCGGCGCTGTCGATGCTGACCTTCTATATCAATCGCGCCGGCAAGACGCTGCCAAAGACACAACGCGCCCGGCTGGAGAAGGCGAAGGTGGAATTGAAGCAGGCGTTTGGGAGGGAGTGA